One Rosa chinensis cultivar Old Blush chromosome 3, RchiOBHm-V2, whole genome shotgun sequence DNA window includes the following coding sequences:
- the LOC112193037 gene encoding aquaporin TIP1-1 → MPIRNIAVGRPEDTYHPDALKAGLAEFISTLIFVFAGEGSGMAFNKLTDNGSTTPAGLVAAALAHAFGLFVAVAVAANISGGHVNPAVTFGAFVGGNISLLRGILYWVAQLLGSTVACLLLKFATNGQTTSAFALSSGVGVWNAFVFEIVMTFGLVYTVYATAVDPKRGNVGTIAPIAIGFIVGANILAGGAFDGASMNPAVSFGPALVSWNWENHWVYWAGPLIGGGIAGLVYEFFFISHSGHEPLAGGEYA, encoded by the exons ATGCCGATCAGGAATATTGCCGTGGGCCGACCCGAGGATACTTACCACCCTGACGCCCTCAAGGCCGGGCTTGCCGAGTTCATCTCCACTCTCATCTTCGTCTTCGCCGGCGAAGGCTCCGGCATGGCCTTCAACAAACTCACCGACAACGGCTCCACCACTCCCGCTGGACTCGTCGCCGCTGCCCTAGCTCACGCCTTTGGTCTTTTTGTCGCCGTCGCAGTCGCCGCCAACATCTCCGGCGGACACGTCAACCCCGCCGTCACCTTCGGCGCCTTCGTCGGAGGTAACATCTCTCTCCTACGTGGCATCCTCTACTGGGTCGCTCAGCTCCTCGGATCCACCGTCGCTTGCTTGCTTCTCAAGTTCGCCACCAACGGCCAG ACCACCTCTGCTTTTGCTCTGTCCTCCGGAGTTGGTGTGTGGAACGCGTTCGTATTCGAGATAGTGATGACGTTCGGGCTGGTGTACACCGTCTACGCCACCGCCGTTGACCCCAAGAGGGGGAACGTGGGAACAATCGCGCCCATCGCGATTGGTTTCATCGTTGGCGCCAATATTTTGGCGGGTGGGGCATTCGACGGAGCCTCCATGAACCCGGCCGTGTCTTTCGGACCGGCTTTGGTGAGCTGGAACTGGGAGAACCACTGGGTCTACTGGGCCGGACCTTTGATCGGCGGCGGTATCGCCGGGCTTGTTTATGAGTTCTTCTTCATCAGCCACAGCGGCCACGAGCCACTGGCCGGCGGTGAATAcgcctag